DNA sequence from the Candidatus Fluviicola riflensis genome:
TTAAACATCCAACATTCAAGATGCTGATAGAGTGTTCACTTTTTAATGTAAAGAGAAATGCCAAAAATGAAAACAAAATCCAGTGCGAAGAAACGCTTCACCATCACTGGTTCTGGTAAAATCAAGAGAAAACACGCTTTTAAAAGCCACATTCTTACGAAGAAAACCAAGAAACAAAAACGTAATTTGACTCACGCAGGTTTGGTACACGAATCTGATTTGTCAAACATCAAATTGCAATTATGCATGAAATAATTCCTTTGAGGAATTATTATCTGTGGTAATGTTTTAACCCAATACTGAGTAACAAAGCCTTCTGATCGCATGTCGAAACAGTGAAGCACTTACTATTAAAAAACTCAAAATTATGCCAAGATCGGTAAATCACGTTGCTTCAAGAGCTCGCAGAAAGAACTTTATGAAGCTTGCCAAAGGATACTTTGGTCGCAGAAAAAACGTTTGGACAGTAGCAAAAAATGCTATTGAAAAAGGTTTAAATTACGCTTACGAAGGTCGTAAGCAAAAGAAAAGAAACTTCCGTTCATTGTGGATCACGCGTATCAACGCTGGAGCTCGTCAACACGGAATGAGCTATTCTCAATTCATGGGTCTTGTCAACAAAAGCGGTGTCGAATTGAACCGTAAAGTGTTGGCAGATCTTGCTATGAACCATCCTGATGCGTTCAAAGCAGTAGTTGACTCAGTGAAAAAATAAAAAAGATTATACATCCTATCAGCATAAACGCTCCAATGAAAGTTGGGGCGTTTTTTTTGTGGTTTAAACATCTAAAATCGTGTTACATCGTGTTACATCGTGTCCCGTAGGGACATAATATGGTAACACGCATATCACTTCTTAACGTCCGTCCCGTAGGGACGAAATATCTTAGCAAAAAGATATAACCGATCAAATTCACCCCGTAGTGGTGAGACCATTTACACGCACATTATAATGTCTTGCCCCTATGGGGCAAAAAAATGGTAGCAGAAAATCTGCTACCATATTACTTCCCTACGGGACTTATTTGACCTGCCCCGTTCTGATTTTCTAAACTATCACAATTCTACCGTATTTATAGACAACTCATTTCCATCGTTTTAGCCATCCAATAATTACCCGCTTATTGATTTAGCACCAATACTCAAATACATTATCATTGTGAGGAACTATAAAACTTAGAGAGTATGAAAAGAATCCTTACTTCAATGGCACTTTGTTTAACAGCAAGTGCGTCTATGGCGCAAGTCGGAGCTGTTGCTCCCGATTTTACAGCAACCGATATCAACGGTAATTCACACAACCTGTACACTTACCTGAATGCAGGTAAAGTAGTATTACTAGACGTTTCTGCAACATGGTGTGGCCCTTGCTGGAATTTTCACACTGCTCATTACCTGGAAGATTTATATGCTGAATACGGTCCTGCCGGTACAAACGAAGTTGTTGTCTTGTTCTACGAAGGAGATGCTGCTACAAACGCCCAGGATTTAGATGGTACAGACGGAGCTTCGCAGGGAGATTGGATCACAGGAACACCTTATCCGATCATCAACGAATCACCGTTGCAAATCAATTTGAGCATTTATGCACCGCTTGGATTCCCTACAATCAATGTAATTTGTCCTTCTGACAAAAAAATCAAATGGGATTTGTGGGATTCACAAGAAGCAAATCCGGCAGCATCTTTAGCAGCAATGCGCACAAAAGTGGAAGAAGTAATCGATGACTGCGCAATGGCAGCTGATGTTACTGAAAACAGTTTGTTGGAAGCGAGCGTTGCGCCAAATCCTACAACAGGAGCAACAACTATTCGTTTCAACGCAACAAATGCTGAACAAGCTACTGTTAGCGTATACAGCGTGTCAGGTGCGCATGTTTCAACAACTCTTTATGATTTGGTGAGCGGAGCAAATGCGATTGAAATCAATTTAGCTGGAATGGAAGCTGGTACTTACTTCGTGAAAGTAAACAGCGACGAAGCAGTAAGCAACATGATTCCGGTTGTGAAAAAATAATACATCCACATAAAAGAAATCCCCTAAAGTAGCGCTTACTTAGGGGATTTTTTATGTCATCTATTTTTAAATATTATGCCTGCGACGGTTTATTCCGCTTGAAAAACGGTTTCTTTTTGTTGCGGTTTCCGGAATGATTTCCGCCCCCACCTCCTGAAGGTTTTGAAGAAAGCGTCCAATCCGGAGCTGTTCCCATTGATTCGGGATAAGGCAAACGCGGAACTTGTGCTTCAATCAATCGCTCTATACGGGCAAGCTTTGGCAAATCTTTTTCATTGATCAGTGTGTACGCTTCCCCTTTTGTGTTTGCCCGCGCAGTTCTACCGATCCGGTGCACGTAATCTTCCGCGTCGCGTGGTGCATCGTAATTGATCACCATATTGATTTCCTTAATGTCGATTCCGCGGCTCATGACATCAGTAGCTACCAAAATCCGGGTTCGCTTCGAACGAAAGCCTCTCAACACTTCTTCGCGCTGTTCTTGCTCAAGGTTAGAAGAAACGCCTTCTGTTGCTTTATAACCGGCTTTCCGCAAGAAATAAACAATCTCGTGGATCTTGCTTTTCTGAGATGTAAAGATGATGATACTGGTATAATCCGGACGCTGGTCCAAAATGTGTTTCAGCAGGTTATTCTTATTCGCATCAACCGTAAGGTAAATATTTTGTGATACGCCGGCAGCCGGTTTGGAAATCGATAAAGCTATTTCAATTGGATGCTGCAAAATTTTATTTGCCAGATTTTTAATCTTGTTAGGCATTGTGGCACTAAACAACAAGGTCTGACGTTTTTTTGGTACATACGAAATGATGCGCTCAATATCTTCGGCAAAACCCATGTCAAGCATTTTATCCGCTTCATCCAGCACCAAATGTTCCAGTTGTGAAAAATCCACATAACCCTGCATCATGTGCGAAAGCAATTTACCCGGAGTTGCCACAACAATATCCGTTCCGCCCACCAAAGATGATTTTTGATCCTCCCATTTCTGACCGTCACCACCACCATAAATGGCAATCGATCCGACCGAAACAAAATAAGAAAGTCCCTGGATTTCCTGTTCGATCTGCACTGCCAACTCACGCGTTGGAACCAAAATCAGGGTGTTGATGGAAGTATCTTCCTTCCCCGTAAGCTTGTGTAGAATCGGGAGAATAAATGCAGCTGTTTTACCTGTACCTGTTTGTGCACAAGCCAGTAAATCAGTGTTTTTAAGAATGTGAGGAATCGCTTGTTCCTGAATAGGAGTCGCATTTTCAAAGCCCATGTGATAGATGGCCTCAAGCACACTATCGTTTAAATCTAATTCGTTGAATTTCATAGAGTGGCAAAGGTAGGCATTTTAGAATAGATACCCATTTTTATTCGCTTTGTCCATGGAAAAAGTCTTGTTTTGCGGTTTTTCACACAGAAAGAAACTAACGTGATGAAAATAACGGTTTTAGCTTTCAAAGATTGTCATTTAAATTTGATAGTTCCACGCAACTATACGATTTACTAAACGTTAGTATATTGTAACTTTGTCGCTATGAAAAAACACATTTTACTTTTAACCGGATTTGTAATCGCTGCATTTTCCATCGGATATGGCCAATGTAGCTCTTACCCTGTCCTCGAATTGGGGAATGACACTATTTTGTGTGATGGAACTACTCTTTTGCTGCAACCATCGGGTTATGACAATTATTCATGGTCAACCGGTGCGGCTACAAACACACTGACCATTTCAGCTCCAGGAACTTATTGGGTTGAAGTTACCAATGTGAGCGGAAACATGGTGACAAACGGTGATTTCGAACAGGGTGATGTAGGTTTTTCAAGCGCTTATTCTTATGGTTCAGGTGGTGTTTGGGGATTGTTGAGCAATGAAGGCCAATACGCTGTTGCCACTTCGCCTTCACTCACACACAGCAATTTTTCATTCTGCAACGACCATACACCTTCCGGCCCCGGAAATATGCTTGTTGCCAACGGTTCAGGTGTTCCGAATACAGCGGTTTGGTGTCAGACAATCAACGTAACCCCCAACACCAATTACCTGTTTTCGGCTTGGTTCGCCAATGCATTGAATGATCCAACAGTATCTGATTTACAGTTTTTCGTAAACAATATACAGGTTGGCCCAATCTTCTCTACAACTCCAACTGCCTGCAACTGGCTTGAATTTAACGAAGTATGGAACTCCGGAGCAGCCACTACGGCAGATTTGTGTATCCGCAATCAAAACACATCTATTGGTGGAAACGACTTTGCAATCGATGATATTTCCTTCCGCGAAGTGTGTGTTCAAAACGATACTATTAACGTAACGTACGATCCACTTTCCGTTTCAATCGCTTCAGACTTATTGTTCTGTGAAAATGAAAGTGAGGCTTTCCAGGCTTCAAGTACCGTTCCGGGTACAACGTTAATTTGGGAAACAGGTGATATCGGAGCCACCTATACGCCAACAGTAGCAGGTACATATACCGTTCACGCGATTTCTGCAAACGGATGTTACATAGCCGATTCTGCTGTTGCAACCATTACACCAATGCCTTGGGGAATTGACACCGTAATCGCAGGCCCTACATCTTGTGGAACGGATAATGGTTACGTTTCGGTGTTGACAAATGGTACGTTCAACGATCCTGCGATGTACACCTGGAATGGCCCTGGAGTGGCAAATCCAAACCAAATCAATGCTTCTGTCTGGACCAATTTAGGATTGGGATGGTACTATCTTTCCATCGAATCAGACGGTTGTTATTTATACGATTCCGCGTTGGTTACACCGTTAGATCCTCCGGTTGCTGCTATTTCGGCTGACATTCTTTCAGGATGCGAGCCACTGATTGTTGTGTTTAGTAATACGAGTCAGAATGCAACTTTGTATGAATGGAATTTTGACAATGGACAAACCGCTACTGTTACTGATTTAGCGAGTCAGGTCCAAACATTTACTACCGCCAATATCGGTGGAAGTACAGCAAACGTGCAAATGATCGCATCACAGGGTGATTGCGCCGACACAGCCTGGGTGAGTATTACCGTTAATATTTGTGGTTGTACGGATCCGACAGCGTTGAATTACAATCCGTTGGCAACGATTGAAAACGACACCTGTGTTTATGCGATTCCTCCTACTCCAACGGTTGAAGTTTACAACGTCTTTACACCCGATGGCGATGAGGACAATGCCACGTATTTCATCAAAACAACCAACGCTGAAAAGGTACAATTGACGATTTTGAATCGTTGGGGAAATCAGGTATTTAACGAAACAAGCCCGAATCCGGTTTGGGATGGAAAAATCAACGGTGCTCTCGCCGACGAAGGCGTTTACTTTTATACGTATGTTGTTACCGGCTTGAATGGTGATCTATTAGAAGGACACGGCTTCCTGCAGTTGATTCGTAAGTAAGATCAAAACTGATACGGAAACTCCAACTTCCCTTCTTGAGGGGGGATTGAGGGAGGTGATGATCGTTTTGATAATAAATTGCAGTCGCAAAACGAGTTGTGTAATCCACATGTTGAAATTTTGTCCCAAAATTCAGGAAAAGTTTTCAACCATTTATCTCCACCTCTGTCCGTCGAATTCTCTAGGTTTCTCACACTTATCAACAAAAGTTTAAACCATTATTTTACAATAAAAAGCTTATCCCAATAGAGTCCACCCTCTTTTTTTTGATACAAAAAACTAAATGTATCAGATTAGTATGTATCTTTGTACAAGAAAGCCCGTCAGCGATCAAACTTAACGGGCTTTCGAAAATGCAAATAAATATGGAGGGGAGTCTACTTGGTGTAGGGTCGCGCCTTATAAACTTGACTGGACGGGTTCGAAACCCGTACTCTCCACTCCTTTTATTTGTCAAACGTACAAAAACTGATCGATATGAACAAGAGTTATGAAGAAATTGCATTGGAAGTGGCTGAAAATCGAAGGGAAGCCCTTAAAAAAGAACTCGATACGATTGAAGCATATATATCAATCCTGAGAAGCCAACAGGGTTTAAAGAAGGATTACACGGTAACGATTGTAGATTCCCCTAGCAATAATGAACCCAAAATATTTTACGGAGGTGGACAAGCTATCGATTCAAACTATCCTATTGGCGAAGGTTTAGCCAAGAAGTTTCTCTACTTTATAGATAAGTGCCAACGATTCGTACATATTAGAGAAGTTGCTAATATGATCGTAGAAACAGAGGGTAAGAATCCATACCCTGATATCTCACTACTTTCTCAACGTATATCCTCTAGTACCTCTGAAGAGAAAAAGTCACTTGCCTCTATTAAGGTAGGGACAAGTACGCGAAATATATTTTGGGGGCATAAAGATTGGCTTAACGCCGATGGCTCTATAAAGAGAGGCTTTGAATATAACGAGAGCGAAGTCGTATAAGAAGTGAAAAGCCCCATTCGTGAGAACGGGGCTTCAAAAATATTCGTTGTGAGAGACGAAAGTTAACTTGACACATCATTAGAGTTGTAAGTTAACGACAGGGGCATCATTAGCCCCTGTTTTCATTTACAAACTTACGATTTTTTCGTTTGTTTGCTGTATTCTTAACTATTGTTGTTAAAACAATATTGAACAACGTAGGAATCACTTTCTTAATTCAAAACCCCGTAAATCAACACAGATACTCTTTTCACAATTATTTCCATGGTAATAGTAACAAGGGAATTCTTGTACTTATTTTGTTTTCCTAAATCATTTATTTGACTTCCGCCATTCCTCCAGCGTCAGTTCACGATCTTGCACAACATCGTAGAATCGAATGCTGTAATCCGGATAAATGTGAAATTCGTAATATGTCGCGTACGATTCGCCATTGTCTTCGGCAACCGTAACGCCATAATACTCCTGGTCGTCTGATGGTTCTGAAGAAATCCGGGTACTCAGTCCGCGCTTATTTTTCGTTTTCTTACGAATGGAGTTATTGAGATCAATGACTTCGGGAATGGCCCACACCTTAGCGATGATTTTATCCTCCGAGGCTTCCTTTCTTTCCGCAGGTGTCATTCCCGGTTTGGTATTAGGCGTATCCTGTTCCGTAACAACATTTTCAGGCGTTTCCTCTTTTTGAGGGATGACTATTTCAGGAGTTGTTTTTTCTGTTGATTCACCACATGAGGCAATGATCAACACGACGGAAACTAAAATCGGGTAATGAATACGCATAGGAATATTTTTGGTTCGTTGAAGGTAATCAATTAGCGAATCACTTGCTCCACTCTTCCTCTAAAATCCATTTCCGCACCATTTCTTTGTCCAGAATGCGCCCAATAACCCGATACTCAGATGCCGATAACGGATTCTTACTATCCAGATTCTCGGACTTCACACCTTCTTCCGGATTGTAATAACTGGCGTGAACGAACTGCAGCTTTTTACCGCGTTTGTAAACAAAGCCCACATGGCTATCCAAACCGACAACATACAAACCATCTTCACGGCCTTGAAAATAAGTCATTACTTTTTCAATCGAAACACCGCTGTAACGTTTGATATCGGTCGTCATGCGTTTGATGTAGTATTCCGAAGCCTGCTGGGCCCAATAAACCCTGGGAATCTTAAATCCGGCATCGGTTAAAACAGTCGTAATAAAATAACCGCAGGCGATTTTTCCATCGCCGGGTGTTCTTGTAGTTCCGTTAAAATCCCATTCGGTGCCGTACCAATGACTAAAAAAGTCAGTGGTGATGGTGGTTAGCAAATAATCCTGCGCAGCTCCAATAATGGAATCGCGCTTGGTGCTATCGGCTTTTTGGTAGGCTGCTTTGATCTCGGTTTGTTTCTTCTTTACCTGCGCGATGAGTTCGGGATAGGTTTCTTTCAACACAATGTCCGCCATAGGATCAGTCTCTGCCGATTGAACCCGGCAGCTTATCAGAAGCAGCGATGCGAAAAGAATCCAACTGAATTTCATAGAAGGTTTTTGTTATTAACGTTGATTGTACCGAAAGTAACAAAAAATCCCTCTCCGCCTAAAACGAAGAGGGATTCTCTTTTATCTATTAACTACTTATTTTTTCTCGTCAACTTCTTCGAAATCAACATCAGTCACTTCATCCTGTGAATTTCCTTGCGGTTGTTCACCGGCTCCGGCTCCTGCATCAGCACCACCAGCGTTGGCAGCGTTGTACATCTCCTGGGAAGCTGCCTGGAATACGTTGTTCAGACGCTCCATTGCTGCTTCAAGGTTAGCTGTGTTTTTGGCTTCGAACTCTGTTTTCAAAGCTGCCAATGCATCTTCGATCGGTTGTTTTTTGTCGGCCGGAATTTTATCTCCGTACTCTTTCAACTGACGTTCTGTCTGGAAGATCAATGAATCAGCTTTGTTAAGCATCTCTACTTCATCACGACGTTTTTTATCTGCGTCTGCATTTGCTTCCGCGTCTGCTTTCATGCGTTTGATTTCTTCGTCGCTCAAACCTGAAGAAGCTTCAATTTTGATTGATTGCTCTTTTCCTGTTCCTTTATCTTTCGCAGAAATGTGCATGATACCGTTGGCATCCACGTCGAATGTTACTTCGATTTGCGGTTCACCACGACGTGCAGGTGGAATATCTGTCAACTGGAAACGGCCCAGAGTTCTGTTATCCGTGGCCATCGGACGCTCACCTTGCAATACGTGAATGTCTACCGCCGGTTGGTTATCCGCTGCTGTTGAGAATGTCTCTGATTTTTTGGTTGGAATAGTTGTGTTTGCTTCAATCAATTTGGTAAACACACCACCCATTGTTTCAATTCCTAATGACAATGGAATAACGTCTAACAAAAGAACGTCTTTCACTTCACCTGTCAATACACCACCTTGGATAGCTGCTCCAACTGCTACTACCTCATCCGGATTTACTCCTTTTGAAGGTGCTTTTCCGAAGAAACGCTGTACCGCATCCTGAATGATCGGAATACGTGTTGAACCACCTACCAAAATTACTTCGTTGATATCGCTTGTTGACAATCCTGCATTTTTCAATGCCGAACGACAAGGTGCAATCGTACGTTCAACAATAGCAGAAATCAATTGCTCGAATTTCGCACGTTGTAACGTTCTAACCAAGTGTTTTGGAATCCCGTTTACCGGCATGATGTACGGTAAGTTAATCTCTGTTGAAGTAGTTGAAGACAATTCGATCTTCGCTTTTTCAGCAGCTTCTTTCAAACGTTGCAAAGCCATTGGGTCTTTACGCAAATCCAATCCTTCTTCCGATTTAAACTCTTCGGCCAACCAGTTAATGATCGCATCATCCACATCATCACCACCTAAGTGCGTATCACCGTCGGTAGACAATACTTCAAACACACCGTCGCCCAATTCAAGGATGGAAACGTCATGCGTACCACCACCGAAGTCAAATACAACGATTTTCTGGTCAATTCCTTTTTTATCCAATCCGTAAGCCAAAGCTGCTGCCGTAGGCTCATTGATGATACGTTTTACAGTCAAACCTGCAATTTCACCCGCCTCTTTTGTAGCCTGACGCTGCGCATCATTAAAGTAAGCAGGAACTGTTACAACAGCTTCAGTTACTTCGTGGCCCAAATAATCTTCGGCCGTTTTCTTCATTTTCTGAAGCACCATTGCCGAAATCTCCTGTGGTGTATATAAACGACCATCGATGTCTACGCGTGGTGTATTGTTATCTCCTTTTACAACTGAGTACGGTACTCGTTCAGCTTCTTTTTTCACTTCGTCAAATGATGAACCCATGAAACGCTTGATGGAGTAGATTGTCTTTGTCGGATTGGTAATCGCCTGACGTTTTGCAGGATCTCCTACTTTACGTTCGCCACCTTCAACGAAGGCTACGACAGAAGGAGTTGTACGTTTACCTTCAGAATTGGTGATTACTACAGGTTCGTTACCTTCCATAACCGAAACACACGAATTCGTGGTTCCTAAGTCAATTCCTATTATTTTTCCCATGTTAGTGATTTTTTCGTTTTTCAAATTTCCTTTCTTTGGTCAATCATTGTGCCATGGAAAAAACACGTCATGCAGCTGACAGAATGGACTGTATTATTGGAATAAAACGGTAATTTGCTGTCGAAATGACAGGAAAACAATCATTCGACTGACACAAAGCATCCGCCATTTCATGACACTGACAGCATCTTGTCGGTTCGTATTTAAACTTCCTGCTGCTTTTTATGAAAGAAAATGTAGTAAACCGGAATTCCGACCAGCACCAATACAATGCTTCCTGCTGTATCCCAAAAGGTAAATAACGTAAGGCTCACGCAAATCAACACTGCAAATACAAGATACAGGAACGGAACCAACGGATAACCGAACGCTTTATAAGGACGGTGTGCATTCGGCATTGTTCTCCGTAATTTGAACAGTCCGGCGATGGTGACAATGTAAAACACCATTGAACCGAAAGTCGCGAATTTGATCAGGATGTTGTACGAACCTGAAAAGCACAGAAGAATTGCCCAGATTCCCTGGATCCACATGGCCCAAGCGGGTACTCCGAAGCGATTCAATGAATTGGCTTTTTTGAAAAACAATCCTTCTTTCGACATAGCGTAAAACAAACGTGAACCCGCCATGATCAATCCGTTATTGCAACCAAAGGTCGAAATCATGATCAACACGGCCATTAATAGGTTGGCAATGTTCCCAAAAAGCATGTATGCCGCTGATGTTCCCACACGGCCTGAACTCGCAAATTGAATACCGGCGGCTTCTACGGATTCTCTTGTATAAGCTACATCTGCGCCCTGAGGAACGCCTTCCAACGGAAGCAATCCGAGGTAAGCCACGTTGGCGAGAATGTATAGGATGGTAACGATGAAGGTTCCCAAAAACAACGAACGCGGCAGGTTGCGTTCCGGATTACGGATATCGCCTGCAATGAACGTTACATTGTTCCAGGCATCACTTGAAAAAAGCGAATTGATAATGGTAGTAGAAATCGCGATGGCTAGCGCAATAGGTAATAAATCAACAATTCCTGTGACTTTTCCGTCTACAACGGTTGTTTTGCTGGCATCCCACATATCGGTGAAATTCTCGCCAAAATACCCGCTGCTGATTCCAACGGCGATCCCGGCCACAATCAAAACAGATAGGGCAATGAGTTTGGAACTGGTGAAAATGGCCTGAACGATTTTTCCGTATTGGATTCCGCGTGTGTTCAGCAATGTCA
Encoded proteins:
- a CDS encoding 50S ribosomal protein L35 produces the protein MPKMKTKSSAKKRFTITGSGKIKRKHAFKSHILTKKTKKQKRNLTHAGLVHESDLSNIKLQLCMK
- a CDS encoding 50S ribosomal protein L20; its protein translation is MPRSVNHVASRARRKNFMKLAKGYFGRRKNVWTVAKNAIEKGLNYAYEGRKQKKRNFRSLWITRINAGARQHGMSYSQFMGLVNKSGVELNRKVLADLAMNHPDAFKAVVDSVKK
- a CDS encoding ATP-dependent RNA helicase, translated to MKFNELDLNDSVLEAIYHMGFENATPIQEQAIPHILKNTDLLACAQTGTGKTAAFILPILHKLTGKEDTSINTLILVPTRELAVQIEQEIQGLSYFVSVGSIAIYGGGDGQKWEDQKSSLVGGTDIVVATPGKLLSHMMQGYVDFSQLEHLVLDEADKMLDMGFAEDIERIISYVPKKRQTLLFSATMPNKIKNLANKILQHPIEIALSISKPAAGVSQNIYLTVDANKNNLLKHILDQRPDYTSIIIFTSQKSKIHEIVYFLRKAGYKATEGVSSNLEQEQREEVLRGFRSKRTRILVATDVMSRGIDIKEINMVINYDAPRDAEDYVHRIGRTARANTKGEAYTLINEKDLPKLARIERLIEAQVPRLPYPESMGTAPDWTLSSKPSGGGGGNHSGNRNKKKPFFKRNKPSQA
- a CDS encoding molecular chaperone DnaK, which produces MGKIIGIDLGTTNSCVSVMEGNEPVVITNSEGKRTTPSVVAFVEGGERKVGDPAKRQAITNPTKTIYSIKRFMGSSFDEVKKEAERVPYSVVKGDNNTPRVDIDGRLYTPQEISAMVLQKMKKTAEDYLGHEVTEAVVTVPAYFNDAQRQATKEAGEIAGLTVKRIINEPTAAALAYGLDKKGIDQKIVVFDFGGGTHDVSILELGDGVFEVLSTDGDTHLGGDDVDDAIINWLAEEFKSEEGLDLRKDPMALQRLKEAAEKAKIELSSTTSTEINLPYIMPVNGIPKHLVRTLQRAKFEQLISAIVERTIAPCRSALKNAGLSTSDINEVILVGGSTRIPIIQDAVQRFFGKAPSKGVNPDEVVAVGAAIQGGVLTGEVKDVLLLDVIPLSLGIETMGGVFTKLIEANTTIPTKKSETFSTAADNQPAVDIHVLQGERPMATDNRTLGRFQLTDIPPARRGEPQIEVTFDVDANGIMHISAKDKGTGKEQSIKIEASSGLSDEEIKRMKADAEANADADKKRRDEVEMLNKADSLIFQTERQLKEYGDKIPADKKQPIEDALAALKTEFEAKNTANLEAAMERLNNVFQAASQEMYNAANAGGADAGAGAGEQPQGNSQDEVTDVDFEEVDEKK
- a CDS encoding amino acid transporter yields the protein MEQNDTHTGSPLDRSVNTDVTTTEDTSKKPLGLMDATFLVAGSMIGSGIFLVTSDMARDLGSSGWLLVTWLLTGVITLFGALSYGELAAMFPKAGGQFVYIKEAWGKLPSFLYGWTVFTVIQTGVIAAVGVAFGKFLGVFFPILVEKTLFSYASVNINGANIVGAVIILLLTLLNTRGIQYGKIVQAIFTSSKLIALSVLIVAGIAVGISSGYFGENFTDMWDASKTTVVDGKVTGIVDLLPIALAIAISTTIINSLFSSDAWNNVTFIAGDIRNPERNLPRSLFLGTFIVTILYILANVAYLGLLPLEGVPQGADVAYTRESVEAAGIQFASSGRVGTSAAYMLFGNIANLLMAVLIMISTFGCNNGLIMAGSRLFYAMSKEGLFFKKANSLNRFGVPAWAMWIQGIWAILLCFSGSYNILIKFATFGSMVFYIVTIAGLFKLRRTMPNAHRPYKAFGYPLVPFLYLVFAVLICVSLTLFTFWDTAGSIVLVLVGIPVYYIFFHKKQQEV